The Glycine soja cultivar W05 chromosome 8, ASM419377v2, whole genome shotgun sequence genome has a window encoding:
- the LOC114422561 gene encoding protein FAR1-RELATED SEQUENCE 3-like isoform X1 yields MDVEAVDEGENSDRPASENVETEKGQEQNMTVNLAEREVNNQNGDAYRKPQVGMLFESEDAAKSFFDAYARHVGFSTHVGQFSRAKPDGPIITWDFACSREVFKRKNIVSCNAMLRVERKDGNWIVTKFVEDHNHSLASSRKVQNLQPGRHFVGAARNVTTETFDARNESYVSVNGNHLEPIGSVRSSSLAEKCHPMRNIESLTYARSSRKRTLGRDAQNLLNYFKKMQGENPGFYYAIQLDDENRMTNVFWADARSRTAYNYFGDAVIFDTMYRPNQYQVPFAPFTGFNHHGQMVIFGCALLLDESESSFTWLFKTWLSAMNDRPPVSITTDQDRAIQAAVAHVFPETRHCICKWHILREGQERLAHIYLAHPSFYGDLYSCINFSETTEDFESTWKSLLDKYDLQKNDWLQAVYNARKQWAPVYFHDTFFAAITSNHGVSSFFDGYVNQQTTISLFFRQYERSLEHSLEKEIEADYETVCNTPVLKTPSPMEQQAANMYTKKIFAKFQEELVETFAYTANNVEDDGVISKYRVAKYEYDHKAYMVTLNISEMKANCSCQMFEYSGILCRHILTVFTVTNVLTLPSHYILKRWTTNAKSDIRTYEKITDPLDIENLTVRFNSLCREAIKLAEEGAIAVETYNATMNALREGAKRVGIMKKNVAKVTPPNTHGNGSCLEDNSKKRPSSISDVIPSLWPWQDSVPHHFNLNDLGLPVTDLNTPSMAPVSIHRDGGPLDNTVVLTCFKSMTWMIENKNSSSSSKIAVINMKLQDYGKGPLGETEVQFRVTRVTLEPMLRSMTYINQQLNAPVNRVAIINLRLQDTKTTTGQTEVKFQVSRDTLGSMLRSMAYIQEQL; encoded by the exons ATGGATGTCGAGGCAGTAGATGAAGGGGAAAACAGTGATAGACCTGCTTCTGAAAATGTTGAAACTGAAAAAGGCCAGGAACAAAATATGACTGTAAACTTGGCTGAAAGAGAAGTAAATAATCAGAATGGTGATGCATATAGGAAGCCACAAGTGGGCATGCTGTTTGAATCTGAAGATGCTGCAAAATCATTTTTTGATGCATATGCAAGACATGTAGGATTTAGCACACATGTTGGTCAATTCAGTCGTGCTAAGCCTGATGGTCCAATTATAACTTGGGACTTTGCATGTTCCAGGGAGGTATTTAAAAGGAAGAACATAGTTAGTTGCAATGCAATGCTTAGAGTAGAGAGAAAAGATGGAAACTGGATAGTGACAAAATTTGTTGAGGACCATAACCATTcccttgcttcctctagaaagGTGCAGAACCTTCAACCCGGTAGGCATTTTGTAGGTGCTGCAAGGAATGTTACAACAGAGACATTTGATGCCCGTAATGAATCCTATGTTTCCGTGAATGGAAATCATTTAGAACCAATTGGTTCAGTTAGGAGCTCCTCTCTAGCAGAAAAATGTCATCCAATGAGAAACATTGAGTCTCTTACCTATGCAAGATCTTCTCGAAAGAGGACCCTTGGAAGAGATGCTCAAAATCTtctgaattattttaagaagaTGCAGGGAGAAAACCCTGGCTTCTATTATGCGATACAGCTAGATGATGAAAATCGCATGACCAATGTATTCTGGGCTGATGCAAGGTCAAGAACAGCGTATAATTACTTTGGTGATGCTGTAATTTTTGACACCATGTATAGACCAAATCAATACCAAGTCCCATTTGCTCCATTTACAGGATTCAATCACCACGGCCAGATGGTTATATTTGGTTGTGCATTACTTCTAGATGAATCTGAGTCCTCCTTTACTTGGCTATTCAAGACGTGGCTATCTGCTATGAATGATCGACCACCTGTTTCCATAACCACAGACCAAGATAGAGCCATACAAGCAGCTGTTGCTCATGTGTTTCCAGAAACTCGCCACTGTATTTGTAAGTGGCACATTTTGAGAGAAGGTCAAGAAAGATTGGCTCATATTTACCTTGCTCATCCTTCATTCTATGGGGATCTATACAGCTGTATCAATTTTTCTGAGACTACCGAGGATTTTGAATCAACATGGAAGTCTCTTCTGGATAAATATGATCTTCAGAAAAATGATTGGCTTCAAGCAGTGTATAATGCTCGCAAACAATGGGCCCCTGTTTACTTTCATGATACTTTCTTTGCTGCAATTACTTCAAACCATGGGGTTAGCTCCTTTTTTGATGGCTATGTAAATCAACAGACAaccatatctttattttttaggcAGTATGAAAGATCTCTTGAACATTCAttggaaaaagaaatagaagcaGATTATGAGACTGTTTGTAACACACCTGTACTGAAGACTCCATCACCAATGGAACAACAGGCAGCAAATATGTACACTAAGAAGATTTTTGCAAAATTTCAGGAGGAACTGGTGGAAACTTTTGCTTATACTGCAAATAATGTTGAGGATGATGGTGTGATCAGTAAATACAGGGTTGCAAAATATGAATATGATCACAAGGCATACATGGTCACATTGAATATCTCTGAAATGAAGGCAAATTGCAGCTGCCAGATGTTTGAATACTCAGGCATTCTTTGTCGACATATATTGACTGTCTTCACTGTTACAAATGTTCTTACCCTTCCATCGCACTACATTTTGAAGCGATGGACAACGAATGCAAAATCTGATATTAGaacttatgaaaaaataacaGATCCACTTGACATTGAAAATCTTACTGTACGTTTTAATAGTTTATGTCGAGAAGCCATTAAGCTTGCTGAAGAAGGGGCAATTGCTGTAGAGACTTATAATGCAACAATGAATGCTTTAAGAGAGGGTGCTAAAAGGGTAGGTattatgaagaaaaatgttGCAAAAGTCACACCTCCAAACACTCATGGTAATGGAAGCTGCCTGGAAGACAATAGCAAGAAGAGACCTTCAtcaatttctgatgtcatcccATCATTATGGCCTTGGCAAGATTCAGTGCCACATCACTTCAATCTTAATGACCTTGGGCTTCCTGTTACTGATCTGAATACCCCCAGTATGGCTCCTGTTTCTATTCACCGAGATGGTGGCCCTCTAGATAACACT GTTGTCCTTACTTGTTTCAAGTCTATGACTTGGATGATCGAAAATAAGAATTCGAGCTCATCCAGTAAAATTGCAGTCATCAACATGAAG CTTCAAGATTATGGTAAGGGCCCTTTAGGAGAGACAGAAGTGCAATTTAGGGTGACAAGGGTCACTTTGGAGCCTATGTTGAGGTCTATGACTTACATCAATCAACAGCTAAATGCACCAGTCAATAGAGTTGCAATCATCAATCTGAGG CTCCAGGATACAAAGACAACTACTGGGCAAACAGAGGTGAAATTCCAAGTTTCTAGAGATACGCTGGGTTCCATGCTGAGATCTATGGCCTATATCCAGGAGCAGCTATAA
- the LOC114422561 gene encoding protein FAR1-RELATED SEQUENCE 3-like isoform X2, producing the protein MDVEAVDEGENSDRPASENVETEKGQEQNMTVNLAEREVNNQNGDAYRKPQVGMLFESEDAAKSFFDAYARHVGFSTHVGQFSRAKPDGPIITWDFACSREVFKRKNIVSCNAMLRVERKDGNWIVTKFVEDHNHSLASSRKVQNLQPGRHFVGAARNVTTETFDARNESYVSVNGNHLEPIGSVRSSSLAEKCHPMRNIESLTYARSSRKRTLGRDAQNLLNYFKKMQGENPGFYYAIQLDDENRMTNVFWADARSRTAYNYFGDAVIFDTMYRPNQYQVPFAPFTGFNHHGQMVIFGCALLLDESESSFTWLFKTWLSAMNDRPPVSITTDQDRAIQAAVAHVFPETRHCICKWHILREGQERLAHIYLAHPSFYGDLYSCINFSETTEDFESTWKSLLDKYDLQKNDWLQAVYNARKQWAPVYFHDTFFAAITSNHGVSSFFDGYVNQQTTISLFFRQYERSLEHSLEKEIEADYETVCNTPVLKTPSPMEQQAANMYTKKIFAKFQEELVETFAYTANNVEDDGVISKYRVAKYEYDHKAYMVTLNISEMKANCSCQMFEYSGILCRHILTVFTVTNVLTLPSHYILKRWTTNAKSDIRTYEKITDPLDIENLTVRFNSLCREAIKLAEEGAIAVETYNATMNALREGAKRVGIMKKNVAKVTPPNTHGNGSCLEDNSKKRPSSISDVIPSLWPWQDSVPHHFNLNDLGLPVTDLNTPSMAPVSIHRDGGPLDNTVVLTCFKSMTWMIENKNSSSSSKIAVINMKLEEISLCSRYPFNIRVLC; encoded by the exons ATGGATGTCGAGGCAGTAGATGAAGGGGAAAACAGTGATAGACCTGCTTCTGAAAATGTTGAAACTGAAAAAGGCCAGGAACAAAATATGACTGTAAACTTGGCTGAAAGAGAAGTAAATAATCAGAATGGTGATGCATATAGGAAGCCACAAGTGGGCATGCTGTTTGAATCTGAAGATGCTGCAAAATCATTTTTTGATGCATATGCAAGACATGTAGGATTTAGCACACATGTTGGTCAATTCAGTCGTGCTAAGCCTGATGGTCCAATTATAACTTGGGACTTTGCATGTTCCAGGGAGGTATTTAAAAGGAAGAACATAGTTAGTTGCAATGCAATGCTTAGAGTAGAGAGAAAAGATGGAAACTGGATAGTGACAAAATTTGTTGAGGACCATAACCATTcccttgcttcctctagaaagGTGCAGAACCTTCAACCCGGTAGGCATTTTGTAGGTGCTGCAAGGAATGTTACAACAGAGACATTTGATGCCCGTAATGAATCCTATGTTTCCGTGAATGGAAATCATTTAGAACCAATTGGTTCAGTTAGGAGCTCCTCTCTAGCAGAAAAATGTCATCCAATGAGAAACATTGAGTCTCTTACCTATGCAAGATCTTCTCGAAAGAGGACCCTTGGAAGAGATGCTCAAAATCTtctgaattattttaagaagaTGCAGGGAGAAAACCCTGGCTTCTATTATGCGATACAGCTAGATGATGAAAATCGCATGACCAATGTATTCTGGGCTGATGCAAGGTCAAGAACAGCGTATAATTACTTTGGTGATGCTGTAATTTTTGACACCATGTATAGACCAAATCAATACCAAGTCCCATTTGCTCCATTTACAGGATTCAATCACCACGGCCAGATGGTTATATTTGGTTGTGCATTACTTCTAGATGAATCTGAGTCCTCCTTTACTTGGCTATTCAAGACGTGGCTATCTGCTATGAATGATCGACCACCTGTTTCCATAACCACAGACCAAGATAGAGCCATACAAGCAGCTGTTGCTCATGTGTTTCCAGAAACTCGCCACTGTATTTGTAAGTGGCACATTTTGAGAGAAGGTCAAGAAAGATTGGCTCATATTTACCTTGCTCATCCTTCATTCTATGGGGATCTATACAGCTGTATCAATTTTTCTGAGACTACCGAGGATTTTGAATCAACATGGAAGTCTCTTCTGGATAAATATGATCTTCAGAAAAATGATTGGCTTCAAGCAGTGTATAATGCTCGCAAACAATGGGCCCCTGTTTACTTTCATGATACTTTCTTTGCTGCAATTACTTCAAACCATGGGGTTAGCTCCTTTTTTGATGGCTATGTAAATCAACAGACAaccatatctttattttttaggcAGTATGAAAGATCTCTTGAACATTCAttggaaaaagaaatagaagcaGATTATGAGACTGTTTGTAACACACCTGTACTGAAGACTCCATCACCAATGGAACAACAGGCAGCAAATATGTACACTAAGAAGATTTTTGCAAAATTTCAGGAGGAACTGGTGGAAACTTTTGCTTATACTGCAAATAATGTTGAGGATGATGGTGTGATCAGTAAATACAGGGTTGCAAAATATGAATATGATCACAAGGCATACATGGTCACATTGAATATCTCTGAAATGAAGGCAAATTGCAGCTGCCAGATGTTTGAATACTCAGGCATTCTTTGTCGACATATATTGACTGTCTTCACTGTTACAAATGTTCTTACCCTTCCATCGCACTACATTTTGAAGCGATGGACAACGAATGCAAAATCTGATATTAGaacttatgaaaaaataacaGATCCACTTGACATTGAAAATCTTACTGTACGTTTTAATAGTTTATGTCGAGAAGCCATTAAGCTTGCTGAAGAAGGGGCAATTGCTGTAGAGACTTATAATGCAACAATGAATGCTTTAAGAGAGGGTGCTAAAAGGGTAGGTattatgaagaaaaatgttGCAAAAGTCACACCTCCAAACACTCATGGTAATGGAAGCTGCCTGGAAGACAATAGCAAGAAGAGACCTTCAtcaatttctgatgtcatcccATCATTATGGCCTTGGCAAGATTCAGTGCCACATCACTTCAATCTTAATGACCTTGGGCTTCCTGTTACTGATCTGAATACCCCCAGTATGGCTCCTGTTTCTATTCACCGAGATGGTGGCCCTCTAGATAACACT GTTGTCCTTACTTGTTTCAAGTCTATGACTTGGATGATCGAAAATAAGAATTCGAGCTCATCCAGTAAAATTGCAGTCATCAACATGAAG TTGGAAGAGATCAGTCTCTGCTCCAGATATCCATTTAACATTCGTGTTCTCTGCTGA
- the LOC114422561 gene encoding protein FAR1-RELATED SEQUENCE 3-like isoform X3 encodes MDVEAVDEGENSDRPASENVETEKGQEQNMTVNLAEREVNNQNGDAYRKPQVGMLFESEDAAKSFFDAYARHVGFSTHVGQFSRAKPDGPIITWDFACSREVFKRKNIVSCNAMLRVERKDGNWIVTKFVEDHNHSLASSRKVQNLQPGRHFVGAARNVTTETFDARNESYVSVNGNHLEPIGSVRSSSLAEKCHPMRNIESLTYARSSRKRTLGRDAQNLLNYFKKMQGENPGFYYAIQLDDENRMTNVFWADARSRTAYNYFGDAVIFDTMYRPNQYQVPFAPFTGFNHHGQMVIFGCALLLDESESSFTWLFKTWLSAMNDRPPVSITTDQDRAIQAAVAHVFPETRHCICKWHILREGQERLAHIYLAHPSFYGDLYSCINFSETTEDFESTWKSLLDKYDLQKNDWLQAVYNARKQWAPVYFHDTFFAAITSNHGVSSFFDGYVNQQTTISLFFRQYERSLEHSLEKEIEADYETVCNTPVLKTPSPMEQQAANMYTKKIFAKFQEELVETFAYTANNVEDDGVISKYRVAKYEYDHKAYMVTLNISEMKANCSCQMFEYSGILCRHILTVFTVTNVLTLPSHYILKRWTTNAKSDIRTYEKITDPLDIENLTVRFNSLCREAIKLAEEGAIAVETYNATMNALREGAKRVGIMKKNVAKVTPPNTHGNGSCLEDNSKKRPSSISDVIPSLWPWQDSVPHHFNLNDLGLPVTDLNTPSCPYLFQVYDLDDRK; translated from the exons ATGGATGTCGAGGCAGTAGATGAAGGGGAAAACAGTGATAGACCTGCTTCTGAAAATGTTGAAACTGAAAAAGGCCAGGAACAAAATATGACTGTAAACTTGGCTGAAAGAGAAGTAAATAATCAGAATGGTGATGCATATAGGAAGCCACAAGTGGGCATGCTGTTTGAATCTGAAGATGCTGCAAAATCATTTTTTGATGCATATGCAAGACATGTAGGATTTAGCACACATGTTGGTCAATTCAGTCGTGCTAAGCCTGATGGTCCAATTATAACTTGGGACTTTGCATGTTCCAGGGAGGTATTTAAAAGGAAGAACATAGTTAGTTGCAATGCAATGCTTAGAGTAGAGAGAAAAGATGGAAACTGGATAGTGACAAAATTTGTTGAGGACCATAACCATTcccttgcttcctctagaaagGTGCAGAACCTTCAACCCGGTAGGCATTTTGTAGGTGCTGCAAGGAATGTTACAACAGAGACATTTGATGCCCGTAATGAATCCTATGTTTCCGTGAATGGAAATCATTTAGAACCAATTGGTTCAGTTAGGAGCTCCTCTCTAGCAGAAAAATGTCATCCAATGAGAAACATTGAGTCTCTTACCTATGCAAGATCTTCTCGAAAGAGGACCCTTGGAAGAGATGCTCAAAATCTtctgaattattttaagaagaTGCAGGGAGAAAACCCTGGCTTCTATTATGCGATACAGCTAGATGATGAAAATCGCATGACCAATGTATTCTGGGCTGATGCAAGGTCAAGAACAGCGTATAATTACTTTGGTGATGCTGTAATTTTTGACACCATGTATAGACCAAATCAATACCAAGTCCCATTTGCTCCATTTACAGGATTCAATCACCACGGCCAGATGGTTATATTTGGTTGTGCATTACTTCTAGATGAATCTGAGTCCTCCTTTACTTGGCTATTCAAGACGTGGCTATCTGCTATGAATGATCGACCACCTGTTTCCATAACCACAGACCAAGATAGAGCCATACAAGCAGCTGTTGCTCATGTGTTTCCAGAAACTCGCCACTGTATTTGTAAGTGGCACATTTTGAGAGAAGGTCAAGAAAGATTGGCTCATATTTACCTTGCTCATCCTTCATTCTATGGGGATCTATACAGCTGTATCAATTTTTCTGAGACTACCGAGGATTTTGAATCAACATGGAAGTCTCTTCTGGATAAATATGATCTTCAGAAAAATGATTGGCTTCAAGCAGTGTATAATGCTCGCAAACAATGGGCCCCTGTTTACTTTCATGATACTTTCTTTGCTGCAATTACTTCAAACCATGGGGTTAGCTCCTTTTTTGATGGCTATGTAAATCAACAGACAaccatatctttattttttaggcAGTATGAAAGATCTCTTGAACATTCAttggaaaaagaaatagaagcaGATTATGAGACTGTTTGTAACACACCTGTACTGAAGACTCCATCACCAATGGAACAACAGGCAGCAAATATGTACACTAAGAAGATTTTTGCAAAATTTCAGGAGGAACTGGTGGAAACTTTTGCTTATACTGCAAATAATGTTGAGGATGATGGTGTGATCAGTAAATACAGGGTTGCAAAATATGAATATGATCACAAGGCATACATGGTCACATTGAATATCTCTGAAATGAAGGCAAATTGCAGCTGCCAGATGTTTGAATACTCAGGCATTCTTTGTCGACATATATTGACTGTCTTCACTGTTACAAATGTTCTTACCCTTCCATCGCACTACATTTTGAAGCGATGGACAACGAATGCAAAATCTGATATTAGaacttatgaaaaaataacaGATCCACTTGACATTGAAAATCTTACTGTACGTTTTAATAGTTTATGTCGAGAAGCCATTAAGCTTGCTGAAGAAGGGGCAATTGCTGTAGAGACTTATAATGCAACAATGAATGCTTTAAGAGAGGGTGCTAAAAGGGTAGGTattatgaagaaaaatgttGCAAAAGTCACACCTCCAAACACTCATGGTAATGGAAGCTGCCTGGAAGACAATAGCAAGAAGAGACCTTCAtcaatttctgatgtcatcccATCATTATGGCCTTGGCAAGATTCAGTGCCACATCACTTCAATCTTAATGACCTTGGGCTTCCTGTTACTGATCTGAATACCCCCA GTTGTCCTTACTTGTTTCAAGTCTATGACTTGGATGATCGAAAATAA